One part of the Mariniflexile litorale genome encodes these proteins:
- a CDS encoding secondary thiamine-phosphate synthase enzyme YjbQ, with product MTFFQKEIKLKSYSRGFHLITDTIVDALPEMRQIKSGQLQVFIKHTSASLTINENADFTVRTDFESHFNKMVPENAPYYKHTYEGSDDMPAHIKASLLGTSIQIPITNGKLNLGIWQGIYLCEHRNQAGARAIVITAFGV from the coding sequence ATGACGTTTTTTCAAAAGGAAATAAAACTGAAATCATACTCAAGAGGTTTTCATCTAATAACAGATACCATAGTAGATGCACTTCCTGAAATGAGGCAAATAAAGTCAGGGCAATTGCAGGTTTTTATTAAGCATACATCGGCAAGTTTAACCATAAATGAAAATGCCGATTTTACTGTAAGAACAGATTTTGAAAGTCATTTTAATAAAATGGTTCCTGAGAATGCGCCGTATTATAAACATACCTACGAAGGTTCTGATGATATGCCTGCCCATATTAAAGCTTCATTATTGGGTACCTCCATACAAATACCCATAACCAATGGAAAACTGAATTTAGGAATATGGCAAGGTATTTACCTTTGTGAGCATAGAAACCAAGCTGGGGCTCGAGCTATTGTTATAACAGCCTTTGGGGTATAA
- a CDS encoding LptF/LptG family permease: MKILDWYILKRYLFTFLMMLLLFIPIGITVHLAEKIGKILENEVPMGEVLIYLYNFTIYFAHLLFPLFLFLSVIWFTSKLANNTEIIAFLSSGVSFSRFLRPYMFGATIVAILSIVLGLYLAPKASEGFNDFSYKYLKKGKTAFEDTDQNVFRQINDNDIIYVSSFDVANKNGSNFTLEHFEKNKLEYKITANNIRYIEEDTIYRLSNYTKRYIGANEDELEIVASKDTLFAFDVDDLIPVIYAAETKMYGDLKQFIEKEEARGSSNVGRFKLVLYRKWSLPVSVFILTIIAVAVSSIKRRGGMGVNLAVGICIAMIFVFFDKIFGVMAEQSDFSPLIAVWFPNVIFGILAIFLLRNAKR; the protein is encoded by the coding sequence ATGAAAATACTAGACTGGTACATATTAAAACGCTATTTATTCACATTTTTAATGATGTTGTTACTGTTTATACCTATTGGTATAACAGTACATCTCGCCGAAAAAATTGGGAAAATTTTGGAAAATGAAGTGCCAATGGGTGAGGTGCTAATTTATTTATACAATTTCACTATCTATTTTGCGCATTTATTATTCCCATTATTTTTATTTCTGTCAGTTATTTGGTTTACATCAAAACTAGCTAATAATACAGAAATTATAGCTTTTTTAAGTTCAGGTGTGTCTTTTTCAAGATTTTTAAGACCTTATATGTTTGGAGCAACAATAGTGGCCATACTATCAATTGTTCTAGGCCTTTACTTAGCACCCAAGGCCAGTGAAGGCTTTAACGATTTTTCATATAAGTATTTGAAAAAAGGTAAAACAGCTTTTGAAGATACAGACCAGAACGTTTTTAGGCAAATTAATGATAATGATATTATTTATGTAAGTAGTTTTGACGTGGCAAATAAAAACGGAAGCAATTTTACTTTAGAACATTTTGAAAAAAATAAATTAGAGTATAAAATTACAGCAAATAATATTAGATATATTGAAGAAGACACCATATATAGATTATCCAATTATACTAAACGTTATATAGGAGCAAATGAAGATGAATTAGAAATTGTTGCCTCTAAAGACACTCTTTTTGCTTTTGATGTTGACGATTTAATACCCGTAATTTATGCTGCGGAAACTAAAATGTATGGCGATTTAAAACAGTTTATAGAGAAGGAAGAAGCTCGAGGATCTTCAAATGTGGGACGTTTTAAATTAGTATTATATCGAAAATGGAGTTTACCAGTTTCTGTGTTTATTTTAACTATTATAGCAGTAGCAGTGTCATCAATAAAACGGCGTGGCGGTATGGGCGTTAATTTAGCTGTAGGTATTTGTATTGCGATGATTTTCGTGTTTTTCGATAAAATCTTTGGTGTTATGGCAGAACAATCCGATTTTTCCCCACTCATAGCGGTTTGGTTTCCTAATGTCATTTTTGGTATTCTAGCCATTTTCCTTTTACGCAATGCTAAACGTTAA
- the dnaB gene encoding replicative DNA helicase: MKQPDQIRGFKVDKSTLISLEKGKIPPQALDLEEVVLGAMMIDKKGVDEVIDILSSDAFYKEAHQHIFDAIFQLFENSEPIDLLTVSTQLKKNSKLELAGGDFYLISLTQKVSSSAHIEFHARIILQKFIQRSLIKISNEIIEDSYDETKDVFDLLDTAESKLYEVTQGNIKKSSETAQDLVIQAKKKIEEISNKEGLSGIPTGFNKLDKLTSGWQPSDLIIIAARPGMGKTALTLSMARNIAVDQNIPVAFFSLEMASVQLITRLISSETGLSSEKLRTGKLEKHEWEQLNVKVKGLEKAPLFIDDTPSLSIFDLRAKARRLSSQHGVKLIMIDYLQLMTGGNNHGGNREQEISMISRNLKALAKELNVPVIALSQLSRAVETRGGSKRPLLSDLRESGAIEQDADIVSFIYRPEYYKIDEWDDEERSPTEGQGEFIVAKHRNGGLENIRLKFIGHLGKFDNLDDFDSPFEFHSKMNATANDDTFKSDNFKASPDQAFGSSFNDDDDNDVPF, translated from the coding sequence ATGAAACAGCCCGACCAAATAAGAGGATTTAAAGTTGATAAAAGTACATTGATTAGCCTTGAGAAAGGTAAAATACCACCTCAAGCACTTGATTTAGAAGAGGTTGTTCTTGGGGCTATGATGATTGACAAAAAGGGGGTTGATGAAGTTATTGATATTTTAAGTTCAGATGCTTTTTATAAAGAAGCACATCAACACATATTTGACGCCATATTCCAGTTGTTTGAAAATAGCGAACCAATTGACTTATTAACAGTTTCTACCCAATTAAAGAAAAATTCCAAGTTAGAACTTGCAGGAGGCGATTTTTATCTCATATCTTTAACACAAAAGGTATCATCTTCGGCACATATTGAGTTTCATGCCCGTATCATTCTACAAAAATTTATTCAACGTAGTTTAATTAAAATTTCAAATGAAATTATTGAAGATTCTTATGATGAAACCAAAGATGTTTTCGACTTATTAGACACCGCCGAATCAAAATTATACGAAGTTACCCAAGGAAACATTAAAAAATCGAGTGAAACAGCTCAAGATTTAGTAATTCAAGCGAAAAAGAAAATTGAAGAAATTTCTAACAAAGAAGGATTAAGTGGTATTCCAACAGGATTTAATAAATTAGATAAATTAACTTCGGGTTGGCAACCCTCCGATTTAATTATTATTGCTGCACGTCCTGGTATGGGGAAAACAGCTTTAACACTATCTATGGCAAGAAATATTGCGGTAGATCAAAATATTCCTGTAGCATTTTTTTCGCTAGAGATGGCTTCTGTACAATTAATAACCCGTTTAATTTCAAGTGAAACAGGGCTGTCTTCTGAAAAATTAAGAACAGGAAAATTAGAAAAACACGAGTGGGAGCAATTGAACGTCAAGGTAAAAGGTCTCGAAAAAGCACCTCTGTTTATTGACGATACACCATCGCTTTCTATTTTTGATTTAAGAGCCAAAGCGCGCCGATTATCTTCCCAACATGGAGTTAAACTAATCATGATTGATTATTTGCAATTAATGACGGGAGGTAACAACCATGGTGGAAATCGTGAACAAGAAATTTCGATGATTTCCAGAAATCTAAAAGCATTGGCCAAAGAATTAAATGTACCCGTTATTGCCCTGTCGCAATTATCACGTGCCGTTGAAACACGTGGAGGTAGTAAACGTCCATTACTTTCAGATTTACGTGAATCTGGTGCCATTGAGCAAGATGCCGATATTGTAAGTTTTATTTATAGACCCGAATATTATAAAATTGATGAATGGGATGATGAAGAGCGCTCACCAACGGAAGGTCAAGGAGAGTTTATTGTAGCAAAGCACCGTAATGGCGGTTTAGAAAACATACGTTTGAAATTTATTGGGCATTTAGGTAAGTTCGATAATTTAGACGATTTCGATTCCCCTTTTGAATTTCATTCTAAAATGAATGCTACTGCAAATGATGATACTTTTAAATCGGATAACTTTAAAGCGAGCCCAGACCAAGCTTTTGGAAGTTCGTTTAACGATGATGATGATAACGATGTTCCGTTTTAA
- the thrS gene encoding threonine--tRNA ligase, giving the protein MIHITLPDGSVKTFEENVTPMDVAKSISEGFARNVISANFNGTTVETVTPLTTDGSLVLYTWNDSEGKTAFWHSSAHVLAQAIEELYKGAKLTIGPAIDNGFYYDVDFGNHVVSEKDFKAIEDKMLEIARGKHDFKMRSATKAEALELYKGNEFKTELITNLEDGTITFCDHATFTDLCRGGHIPNTGIIKAVKILSVAGAYWRGNENNPQLTRVYAISFPKQKELTEYIELLEEAKKRDHRKLGKELELFTFSAKVGQGLPLWLPKGAALRERLENFLKAAQKKAGYEMVITPHIGQKELYVTSGHYAKYGADSFQPIHTPKEGEEFLLKPMNCPHHCEIYNHSQWSYKDLPKRYAEFGTVYRYEQSGELHGLTRVRGFTQDDAHLFCTPDQLDTEFKNVIDLVLYVFGSLGFENFTAQVSLRDPENPDKYIGSLENWEKAESAIMSATIDKGLNYTVKTGEAAFYGPKLDFMVKDALGRQWQLGTIQVDYNLPERFDLTYKGSDNELHRPVMIHRAPFGSMERFIAILLEHTAGNFPLWLMPTQAIILSISEKYEKYAEKVLNLLENDEIRALVDHRNETIGKKIREAEMQKHPFMIIIGEQEEKENKITVRMHGGEDLGMISIEDFSKIIKAEISKTLKPF; this is encoded by the coding sequence ATGATACATATTACATTACCCGATGGCAGTGTGAAAACATTTGAAGAAAATGTTACTCCAATGGATGTTGCTAAAAGCATTAGTGAAGGATTTGCTAGAAACGTTATTTCGGCAAATTTTAATGGTACAACGGTTGAAACCGTAACGCCATTAACCACCGATGGTTCTTTGGTGTTATACACTTGGAACGACAGTGAGGGTAAAACGGCTTTTTGGCATTCATCTGCTCACGTCTTAGCACAAGCAATTGAGGAACTATATAAAGGAGCCAAACTTACTATTGGTCCAGCAATTGATAATGGGTTTTATTATGATGTCGATTTTGGCAATCATGTTGTATCTGAAAAAGATTTCAAAGCGATTGAAGATAAAATGCTGGAGATTGCTAGAGGAAAACATGATTTTAAAATGCGCTCTGCAACAAAAGCTGAAGCCCTAGAATTATATAAAGGGAATGAGTTTAAAACAGAATTAATTACAAATCTGGAAGATGGCACGATTACTTTTTGTGACCATGCTACTTTTACAGATTTATGTCGAGGTGGACACATACCTAATACAGGGATTATAAAAGCTGTTAAAATCTTAAGTGTTGCTGGTGCATATTGGCGCGGTAATGAAAACAATCCACAACTTACACGTGTTTATGCTATTTCCTTTCCGAAGCAAAAAGAGCTTACAGAATATATAGAATTACTTGAGGAAGCAAAAAAGCGCGACCATAGAAAACTTGGTAAAGAATTAGAACTTTTTACATTTTCCGCAAAAGTGGGCCAAGGTTTACCTTTATGGTTACCAAAAGGTGCCGCTTTACGCGAGCGATTAGAGAACTTTTTGAAAGCAGCTCAAAAGAAAGCTGGCTATGAAATGGTAATTACACCTCATATTGGACAAAAAGAACTATATGTTACTTCTGGACATTATGCTAAATATGGTGCAGATAGTTTTCAGCCTATCCACACACCAAAAGAAGGTGAAGAATTTTTACTAAAACCCATGAACTGCCCACATCATTGTGAAATTTACAACCACAGCCAATGGAGTTATAAAGATTTACCTAAACGTTATGCTGAATTTGGCACCGTATATAGATATGAACAAAGTGGCGAATTACATGGTTTAACCCGAGTAAGAGGGTTTACGCAAGATGATGCTCATTTGTTTTGCACACCAGACCAATTAGATACTGAGTTTAAAAATGTGATTGATTTGGTGCTTTATGTATTTGGATCGTTAGGGTTTGAAAACTTTACCGCTCAAGTATCGTTGAGAGATCCTGAAAATCCTGATAAATATATTGGTAGTTTAGAAAACTGGGAGAAAGCTGAAAGTGCTATTATGAGTGCAACCATAGATAAAGGCTTAAATTATACTGTAAAAACTGGTGAAGCAGCTTTTTACGGTCCTAAACTAGATTTTATGGTAAAAGATGCACTAGGTCGTCAATGGCAACTAGGAACGATACAAGTGGATTATAATTTACCCGAACGTTTCGATTTAACTTATAAAGGCAGTGATAATGAATTACACAGACCTGTAATGATACACCGTGCACCTTTTGGAAGTATGGAACGTTTTATCGCTATCTTATTAGAACATACAGCGGGTAATTTCCCTCTTTGGCTCATGCCAACACAGGCTATTATATTATCAATTAGCGAGAAATATGAAAAATACGCCGAAAAAGTTTTAAATTTGCTAGAAAATGACGAAATTCGCGCCCTTGTAGACCATCGAAACGAAACCATAGGTAAAAAAATAAGGGAAGCTGAAATGCAAAAACACCCTTTTATGATTATCATTGGTGAGCAAGAAGAAAAAGAAAACAAAATAACTGTGCGTATGCACGGTGGAGAAGATTTAGGAATGATTTCTATTGAAGACTTCTCTAAGATTATAAAAGCAGAAATAAGCAAAACCTTAAAACCGTTTTAA
- the rplT gene encoding 50S ribosomal protein L20: MPRSVNSVAKRARRKKVLKQAKGYFGRRKNVWTVAKNAVDKAMQYSYRDRRNKKRTFRALWITRINAGAREYGLSYSQFMGKLKANDIELNRKVLADLAMNNPEAFKAVIEKVK; the protein is encoded by the coding sequence ATGCCAAGATCAGTAAATTCTGTAGCAAAAAGAGCCCGAAGAAAAAAGGTTCTAAAACAAGCTAAAGGTTACTTCGGACGTCGTAAAAACGTTTGGACAGTAGCAAAAAATGCGGTTGATAAAGCGATGCAATACTCGTATAGAGACCGTAGAAACAAAAAGAGAACATTCCGTGCCTTATGGATTACGCGTATTAACGCAGGAGCCAGAGAATATGGTTTATCTTATTCTCAATTTATGGGGAAATTAAAAGCTAACGATATTGAATTAAACCGTAAGGTTTTAGCAGATTTAGCTATGAATAACCCTGAGGCTTTTAAAGCTGTAATAGAGAAAGTAAAATAA
- a CDS encoding asparagine synthetase B, whose product MDVESQKNHLKAYGLTYWILNKEQKVKWLLNFRGGSFLLPDTQEIQRECQIRGISYEVLSDSKTESILEEINSPSQNMEAVILEKAPKIAVYTPKGKLPWDDAVTMVLQYAEIPYETVYDEEVLNDGLLAFDWLHLHHEDFTGQYGKFYGAYKAASWYIEEKKDAEALATKLGYTKVSQEKLDVALKIRDYVIGGGFIFAMCSATDSFDIALSAESIDICEPMFDGDGSDSGYQNKIDYNKTFAFTNFTLERNPNVYEFSSIDMTQKRMISKTSDYFSLMEFSAKWDPIPTMLCQNHTALVKGFMGQTTAFNRDEIKSSVLVMGETKSNGEAKYIHGIKGKGFFTFYGGHDPEDYQHRVGDPKTELDLHPNSPGYRLILNNVLFPAARKKKQKT is encoded by the coding sequence ATGGACGTGGAAAGCCAAAAAAATCACTTAAAAGCATACGGTTTAACTTATTGGATACTTAATAAAGAACAAAAAGTAAAATGGTTACTTAATTTTCGTGGCGGGTCTTTTCTATTACCCGACACACAAGAAATTCAGCGTGAATGTCAAATAAGAGGCATATCATATGAAGTCCTTTCAGATTCAAAAACAGAAAGCATTTTAGAAGAAATAAATAGCCCAAGCCAAAATATGGAAGCGGTTATTTTAGAAAAAGCACCTAAAATTGCGGTTTATACTCCAAAGGGAAAATTGCCTTGGGATGATGCCGTAACCATGGTTTTACAATATGCTGAAATACCTTATGAAACCGTATATGATGAAGAAGTACTTAACGATGGACTTTTAGCATTCGATTGGTTGCACTTACATCATGAAGATTTTACTGGTCAATATGGGAAATTTTATGGTGCTTACAAAGCAGCATCGTGGTATATTGAAGAAAAAAAGGATGCAGAAGCTTTAGCTACAAAATTAGGCTACACTAAAGTATCACAAGAGAAGCTTGATGTTGCTTTAAAAATTAGAGATTATGTTATTGGTGGTGGTTTTATATTTGCTATGTGCAGTGCTACTGATAGTTTTGATATTGCTTTATCAGCGGAAAGTATCGATATTTGTGAACCCATGTTTGATGGGGATGGAAGTGATTCTGGGTATCAAAATAAAATTGATTATAACAAAACATTTGCTTTTACAAACTTTACTTTAGAACGAAATCCAAATGTTTACGAGTTTTCTTCTATTGATATGACACAAAAAAGGATGATATCTAAGACCTCAGACTATTTCTCTTTAATGGAATTTTCAGCAAAATGGGATCCCATTCCAACCATGTTATGTCAAAACCATACCGCATTGGTGAAAGGTTTTATGGGGCAAACAACAGCCTTTAATAGAGATGAAATAAAATCGAGTGTGTTGGTGATGGGAGAAACAAAATCTAATGGGGAGGCAAAATACATTCATGGTATTAAAGGAAAAGGTTTTTTTACTTTTTATGGGGGTCACGATCCCGAAGATTATCAACATAGGGTAGGAGATCCAAAAACTGAATTGGATTTACACCCTAATTCTCCTGGATATAGATTGATTTTAAATAACGTATTGTTTCCAGCAGCAAGAAAAAAGAAGCAAAAAACTTAA
- the tgt gene encoding tRNA guanosine(34) transglycosylase Tgt: MKFELKAKDTQSKARAGTITTDHGVIETPIFMPVGTVGTVKGVHQRELKDDINPDIILGNTYHLYLRPQTHIIEKAGGLHKFMNWDRNILTDSGGYQVYSLSANRKIKEEGVKFKSHIDGSYHTFTPENVMEIQRSIGADIIMAFDECTPYPCDYNYAKRSMHMTHRWLDRCINHLEKTPLKYDYNQAFFPIVQGSTYKDLRKQSAEYIANAGAVGNAIGGLSVGEPAEEMYAMTEVVTAILPEDKPRYLMGVGTPINILENIALGIDMFDCVMPTRNARNGMLFTAYGSINIKNKKWEADFSPVDEMGITFVDTEYTKAYLRHLFTVNELLGKQIATIHNLGFYLWLVREARKHILAGDFRIWKDQMVKQMDNRL, translated from the coding sequence ATGAAGTTTGAATTAAAAGCGAAAGACACCCAAAGTAAAGCAAGAGCAGGCACAATAACGACCGATCATGGAGTCATTGAAACACCTATTTTTATGCCAGTTGGTACTGTAGGAACCGTAAAAGGGGTACATCAACGTGAGTTAAAAGACGATATTAATCCAGATATTATTCTAGGCAATACCTATCATTTATATTTACGCCCACAAACACATATTATTGAAAAAGCGGGCGGACTTCATAAATTCATGAATTGGGATCGAAATATTTTAACCGATTCTGGTGGCTACCAAGTGTATTCGCTTTCTGCTAATAGAAAAATTAAAGAAGAAGGCGTTAAGTTTAAATCGCATATAGATGGTAGCTACCATACATTTACACCCGAGAATGTGATGGAAATTCAGCGTTCTATAGGTGCCGATATCATTATGGCGTTCGATGAATGTACGCCATACCCATGCGATTATAACTATGCAAAACGCTCTATGCACATGACGCATCGTTGGTTAGATAGATGCATCAATCATTTAGAAAAAACACCTTTAAAATACGATTACAACCAAGCATTTTTTCCTATTGTTCAGGGAAGTACCTATAAAGATTTAAGGAAACAATCTGCCGAATATATTGCCAATGCAGGTGCTGTTGGTAATGCTATTGGCGGACTTTCTGTAGGCGAACCTGCAGAAGAAATGTATGCTATGACTGAAGTAGTTACCGCAATTTTACCTGAAGATAAACCTCGTTACTTAATGGGGGTTGGTACGCCTATCAATATTTTGGAAAATATAGCGTTAGGTATTGATATGTTCGATTGTGTGATGCCCACAAGAAATGCTAGAAATGGTATGTTATTTACAGCTTATGGCAGCATAAATATTAAAAATAAAAAATGGGAAGCCGATTTTTCACCAGTTGATGAAATGGGAATCACCTTTGTAGATACCGAGTATACGAAAGCATATTTAAGGCATTTGTTTACGGTAAATGAATTGTTAGGAAAACAAATTGCGACCATTCATAATCTGGGATTTTATTTGTGGTTGGTTCGAGAAGCAAGAAAACATATATTAGCAGGAGATTTTAGAATTTGGAAAGACCAAATGGTAAAACAAATGGATAATAGATTATAA
- the infC gene encoding translation initiation factor IF-3, giving the protein MAIRRKSQPAKRVSQEDKHRINSKISAPNVRLVGENVEIGVYSTRDALKIAEEQGFDLVEISPNADPPVCKVMDYKKFLYEQKKRDKVIKAKATKVIIKEIRFGPQTDDHDYDFKKKHAEKFLKEGAKLKAFVFFKGRSIIFKEQGQILLLRLAQDLEEYGKVEQMPQLEGKRMTMFIAPKK; this is encoded by the coding sequence ATAGCAATTAGAAGAAAATCGCAACCCGCCAAAAGGGTTTCACAAGAGGATAAACATAGAATAAACTCTAAAATTAGCGCACCAAACGTTCGTCTTGTAGGCGAAAATGTTGAAATTGGTGTTTATTCTACTAGAGATGCTTTAAAAATAGCTGAAGAGCAAGGATTCGATCTCGTTGAGATTTCTCCTAATGCTGACCCTCCTGTTTGTAAGGTTATGGACTATAAAAAGTTTCTTTATGAACAAAAGAAGCGAGATAAAGTTATAAAAGCCAAAGCAACTAAGGTGATTATTAAAGAAATACGTTTTGGTCCTCAAACTGATGATCATGATTATGACTTTAAAAAGAAACATGCAGAAAAGTTCTTAAAAGAAGGTGCTAAACTTAAAGCTTTTGTGTTTTTTAAAGGGCGTTCTATTATTTTTAAAGAGCAAGGTCAAATTCTGCTATTACGTTTAGCACAAGATCTTGAAGAATATGGAAAAGTAGAACAGATGCCACAATTGGAAGGTAAACGTATGACGATGTTTATTGCTCCAAAAAAATAA
- a CDS encoding DMT family transporter, whose amino-acid sequence MLNVKLKNHLHLHFLVFIAGFTAILGELITIAAIPLVWFRMVMASILIFAYIKIAKVDVKISFKAIIKLSFAGIIIALHWITFFGAIDASNISITLAMFSCGAFFASLIEPIIYKRRIIWYEILFGIIVIIGVFIITKSEIKYLNGIVLGISSAFLSSFFAVLNGRFLKHHTATVISFYEFLSGVLFVSIYILIFGGGFSTEFFNLNNSDYGYLFILASICTAYAFIAVVHVMKVVSPYTVVLSYNMEPIYGVFMAVILFPEKEHMSTSFYYGAIVIITTVLLNAILKNIRLLKKKLFLTS is encoded by the coding sequence ATGCTAAACGTTAAGCTAAAAAATCACTTACACCTTCACTTTTTAGTTTTTATTGCTGGCTTTACGGCAATTTTGGGTGAATTAATAACTATTGCAGCCATTCCCTTAGTTTGGTTTAGAATGGTAATGGCATCTATTTTAATTTTTGCATACATAAAAATAGCCAAAGTAGATGTGAAAATCAGTTTTAAAGCCATTATTAAATTATCTTTTGCTGGTATTATTATTGCTTTGCATTGGATTACTTTTTTTGGTGCTATCGATGCATCAAACATATCCATAACACTTGCTATGTTTTCTTGTGGTGCTTTTTTTGCATCCTTAATAGAGCCCATAATTTATAAACGGCGTATTATTTGGTACGAAATTTTATTTGGAATTATTGTAATAATAGGTGTTTTTATAATTACCAAAAGCGAAATAAAGTACTTAAATGGTATTGTTTTAGGAATTTCATCAGCATTTTTGTCATCGTTTTTTGCAGTTCTTAATGGCCGCTTTTTAAAGCATCATACAGCTACAGTCATTTCATTTTACGAATTTCTAAGTGGTGTTTTATTCGTATCGATTTATATTTTGATTTTTGGAGGCGGGTTCTCAACAGAGTTTTTTAATCTAAATAATTCAGATTATGGTTACTTATTTATATTAGCCTCTATTTGTACCGCTTATGCTTTTATTGCTGTAGTACATGTAATGAAAGTTGTGAGTCCATATACCGTGGTTCTTAGTTATAATATGGAACCTATTTATGGTGTTTTTATGGCAGTTATTTTATTTCCTGAAAAAGAACATATGAGTACATCTTTTTATTATGGAGCTATAGTAATAATTACAACGGTTTTATTAAATGCTATTTTAAAAAATATCAGATTGTTGAAAAAGAAATTATTTTTAACTTCATAA
- the rpmI gene encoding 50S ribosomal protein L35, translated as MPKMKTKSSAKKRFKLTGTGKIKRKHAFKSHILTKKTKKRKLALTHDTLVHKADESNVKLMLRLK; from the coding sequence ATGCCTAAAATGAAAACAAAATCGAGTGCCAAAAAACGCTTTAAGCTAACTGGTACTGGTAAGATTAAAAGAAAGCACGCTTTTAAAAGTCACATCTTAACAAAGAAGACTAAAAAGCGTAAGCTTGCTCTAACGCATGATACATTAGTACATAAAGCGGATGAGAGTAATGTTAAATTGATGTTACGTTTAAAGTAA
- a CDS encoding acetyl-CoA carboxylase carboxyltransferase subunit alpha — protein sequence MEYLEFELPIKELEDQLQKCRVIGEESEVDVTETCSNIEKKLAITQKDIYKNLSPWQRVQLSRHPDRPYVLDYIRAICGESFLEMHGDRSFKDDKAMIGGLGKIGNQSFMFIGQQKGYNTKTRQYRNFGMANPEGYRKALRLMKSAEKFGIPVVTLIDTPGAFPGLEAEERGQGEAIARNILEMTRLKVPIITIIVGEGASGGALGIGVGDVVLMLENTWYSVISPESCSSILWRSWEFKEQAAEALKLTAIDMKKQKLVDEIIKEPLGGAHRDRNKTFSAVSTAIVKSYKELKNLSPKDLVANRMDKYLQMGVFKD from the coding sequence ATGGAATATTTAGAATTTGAACTCCCTATAAAAGAACTTGAAGACCAATTACAAAAGTGTAGAGTCATTGGTGAAGAGAGTGAAGTAGATGTTACAGAAACATGTTCAAACATTGAAAAAAAATTAGCAATTACCCAAAAAGATATTTATAAAAACCTTTCACCTTGGCAGCGAGTACAACTATCTCGTCACCCTGACAGGCCTTACGTTTTAGATTACATTCGCGCCATTTGTGGCGAATCTTTCTTAGAAATGCATGGAGACAGAAGTTTTAAAGATGATAAAGCGATGATTGGTGGTTTAGGTAAAATTGGCAACCAAAGCTTTATGTTTATAGGCCAGCAAAAAGGTTATAATACTAAAACTCGTCAATATAGAAACTTTGGTATGGCAAACCCAGAAGGGTATAGAAAAGCCTTACGTCTAATGAAGTCTGCCGAAAAATTTGGAATTCCTGTAGTCACACTTATAGATACACCAGGTGCATTCCCAGGATTGGAAGCCGAGGAACGCGGACAAGGAGAAGCCATTGCTAGAAATATTTTAGAGATGACCCGTTTGAAAGTGCCAATTATTACTATTATTGTTGGAGAAGGTGCTTCAGGGGGCGCTTTAGGTATTGGTGTTGGCGATGTGGTTTTGATGCTTGAAAATACATGGTATTCTGTTATTTCTCCAGAATCATGTTCGTCTATTTTATGGCGTAGTTGGGAATTTAAAGAACAAGCTGCCGAAGCTTTAAAACTAACTGCTATTGATATGAAAAAGCAAAAGCTGGTGGACGAAATTATAAAAGAACCCTTAGGTGGTGCACATAGAGACAGAAACAAAACATTTTCTGCCGTTAGTACTGCCATTGTAAAATCGTATAAAGAACTTAAAAACTTATCACCAAAAGATTTAGTGGCAAATCGTATGGATAAATATTTACAAATGGGTGTCTTTAAGGATTAA